One Pseudodesulfovibrio cashew DNA window includes the following coding sequences:
- a CDS encoding 3'-5' exonuclease → MIFRIADTFTDSLGKLTVQEQKAVKTSAFDLQMNPANPGIRFHKLDKAKDPNFWSASVSMDIRIIVHRTENSLLLCYVDHHDKAYQWAERRKLETHPKTGAAQIVEIRETVKEITVPVYVDTIKKAPAKPTLFADTSDEELLSYGVPVDWLEDVKQATEDSLLELADHLPREAAEALLDLATGTQPVMYKMALGSDPFEHPDAQRRFRLMTDVEELERALDYPWEKWTVFLHPAQKKLVDRDYSGPARVSGSAGTGKTIVALHRAAHLARSNENARVLLTTFSDPLAYSLQNKLARLLGKEPRLGERLEVQSMNSVGVRLYKANLGALKVAPKEAVNELLEQASAQVEDHKFSSYFLRTEWEEVVDAWQLDTWDKYRDVVRLGRKTRLPEKQRKVLWEIFEIVRSGLESKGMKTLSQMFSELAVHLEGSANPPFDYAIVDEAQDISIAQLKFLAALSSRPDSLFFSGDLGQRIFQQPFSWKSLGVDIRGRSNTLRINYRTSHQIRQQADRLLAPELADVDGVIEDRRATQSVFNGPKPIIQVTDSQEEEQQIVAEWLKDLLGDGYTPAEIGVFVRSDNEIPRAQQAVQNSGSPFVVLDEKLLPATEQVSICSMHLAKGLEFRAVAVMACDDEIIPLQDRIDTVVDDSDLEEVYNTERHLLYVACTRARDHLFVTSVDPESEFIDDLKM, encoded by the coding sequence TTTTTGGTCCGCCAGTGTCAGTATGGACATCCGGATCATCGTCCACCGCACCGAAAACAGCCTTTTGCTTTGCTACGTGGATCACCACGACAAAGCCTACCAATGGGCTGAACGAAGAAAGCTGGAAACTCATCCGAAGACTGGCGCGGCTCAGATTGTCGAAATCCGGGAGACAGTGAAAGAAATCACCGTGCCCGTGTATGTCGATACCATCAAAAAGGCCCCCGCGAAACCAACATTGTTTGCTGACACGTCAGATGAGGAGTTGTTGAGCTATGGCGTCCCTGTTGACTGGCTTGAAGACGTAAAGCAAGCCACTGAGGACTCTCTGCTTGAGCTGGCTGACCATCTGCCCCGTGAAGCAGCAGAAGCTCTTCTTGATCTAGCTACAGGCACTCAGCCTGTGATGTACAAGATGGCCCTTGGCAGCGATCCTTTCGAGCATCCCGATGCTCAACGCCGATTCCGTTTGATGACGGATGTGGAAGAACTCGAACGAGCCTTGGATTATCCTTGGGAGAAGTGGACCGTTTTTCTTCATCCAGCACAGAAGAAACTCGTGGATCGAGACTATTCCGGCCCTGCCAGGGTGTCAGGCTCTGCCGGAACAGGAAAGACCATCGTTGCCCTTCATCGAGCAGCACACTTGGCTCGCAGCAATGAAAATGCTCGCGTATTACTGACCACCTTTTCCGATCCCTTGGCATATTCTCTTCAAAATAAACTGGCCCGCCTCCTAGGCAAGGAGCCCAGGCTTGGAGAACGGCTAGAAGTGCAATCCATGAACTCCGTGGGTGTGCGTCTTTATAAGGCAAATCTGGGAGCATTGAAGGTCGCGCCCAAGGAAGCTGTTAACGAACTACTGGAACAAGCGTCTGCTCAGGTCGAAGATCACAAATTCAGCTCTTACTTCTTGCGAACCGAGTGGGAAGAGGTTGTGGATGCCTGGCAGCTCGACACTTGGGACAAGTATCGTGACGTTGTTCGCCTTGGTCGGAAGACAAGACTTCCCGAGAAGCAGCGAAAAGTTCTTTGGGAAATATTTGAAATCGTTCGCTCTGGTTTGGAAAGTAAGGGAATGAAAACCCTTTCGCAGATGTTTAGCGAACTTGCCGTTCATTTAGAAGGAAGCGCGAACCCGCCATTTGATTACGCCATTGTGGACGAGGCTCAGGACATAAGCATTGCTCAGCTTAAATTTTTAGCGGCTCTTTCATCCAGACCTGATAGCTTGTTTTTTTCTGGCGATCTTGGACAAAGGATCTTTCAGCAGCCATTTTCCTGGAAATCGTTAGGAGTTGATATTCGAGGACGGTCAAACACGCTTCGGATCAACTACAGAACATCCCACCAGATTAGACAACAGGCTGACAGGTTGCTTGCCCCGGAATTAGCAGACGTTGACGGTGTCATAGAAGATCGTCGTGCAACACAATCTGTCTTCAATGGCCCAAAACCAATCATTCAAGTCACTGATAGCCAGGAAGAAGAGCAGCAAATCGTCGCAGAATGGCTGAAAGACTTGTTGGGGGATGGATACACTCCTGCTGAAATCGGAGTGTTTGTCCGCTCTGACAATGAAATCCCAAGAGCACAACAGGCCGTCCAAAATTCAGGGTCTCCCTTCGTTGTCTTGGATGAAAAACTTCTTCCAGCGACGGAACAAGTTTCCATCTGTTCTATGCATCTAGCTAAGGGGCTTGAATTCCGAGCTGTAGCGGTTATGGCATGTGATGATGAAATTATTCCTTTACAAGATCGTATTGATACCGTGGTCGATGATTCTGACCTGGAAGAGGTCTACAATACCGAACGACATCTACTCTATGTTGCCTGCACACGCGCAAGAGATCATTTGTTCGTGACCAGCGTTGATCCTGAGTCAGAGTTCATTGACGACTTGAAGATGTAA